One window from the genome of Solea solea chromosome 13, fSolSol10.1, whole genome shotgun sequence encodes:
- the LOC131471428 gene encoding amine sulfotransferase-like: MESDNSKTQNHQNHELVPHKGFKLISGTHDPDDVDQIYNLEIRDSDVFVVTYPKSGTIWMQQILLLLESKGDVSAISQVNNYSNGDLIPWIELNGNRQAFITAPSPRLRVTHLQYQFMPSALSHKGKVIYVARNPKDVLVSYFHFHKLANMLETPKDFNDFFEKFLKGDVFGCSWFDHIKTFHAHKDDMNMLFITYEEMVQDLQSAVERIALFLGKELTDEQLANVVKYSTFNNMRKIPQANYEQVPGDLLSHQQGKFMRKGTIGDWKNHFTVAQNEKFDEVFNKEMEDFPLSFLWDVSDIV, translated from the exons ATGGAAAGTGATAATTCAAAGACACAGAACCACCAGAACCACGAGCTGGTTCCGCACAAGGGCTTCAAGCTCATCAGCGGCACTCATGACCCGGATGATGTGGACCAGATTTACAACCTGGAGATCAGAGACTCTGACGTGTTTGTCGTCACATACCCTAAGTCAG GGACCATCTGGATGCAGCAGATCCTGCTGCTCCTTGAGTCAAAGGGAGACGTGTCAGCCATCAGCCAAGTCAACAACTACTCCAACGGCGATCTCATCCCCTGGATCGAGTTGAACGGCAACAGACAGGCGTTCATCACAGCCCCTTCCCCCCGACTGAGAGTCACTCATCTGCAGTACCAGTTCATGCCTTCTGCTCTGAGCCACAAGGGCAAG gtGATCTATGTGGCAAGAAATCCCAAAGATGTCCTTGTGTCTTACTTCCACTTCCATAAGCTTGCAAACATGTTGGAGACCCCAAAGGATTTCAATGACTTCTTTGAGAAATTCTTGAAAGGAGATG tgtttgggTGCAGCTGGTTTGATCACATTAAGACTTTCCACGCACACAAGGATGATATGAACATGCTGTTCATCACATATGAAGAAATGGTTCAA GACCTGCAGTCTGCGGTGGAGAGGATCGCCCTGTTCCTGGGCAAAGAGCTGACTGATGAGCAACTGGCCAATGTGGTGAAATACAGCACCTTCAATAACATGAGGAAAATCCCTCAGGCTAACTATGAGCAGGTGCCTGGCGACCTGCTCAGCCACCAACAGGGAAAATTCATGAGGAAAG GCACCATCGGTGACTGGAAGAATCACTTCACTGTGGCACAGAATGAGAAGTTTGACGAGGTCTTCAACAAGGAGATGGAGGACTTTCCTCTGTCTTTTCTATGGGACGTCAGTGACATTGTCTGA
- the rwdd1 gene encoding RWD domain-containing protein 1 isoform X2 — protein sequence MTDYAEEQRNELEAIESIYPDSFTVLSEDPTSFTITVTSDADENGELVEATLKFTYVEKYPDEPPLWEIHSQENLEDSDGEDILALLQQQAEENLGMVMIFTLVTAVQEKLNEIVDLMKNRQEEEKRQKEMEAEEAEKVAFQGTVVTIENFLAWKATFEMEMSELRKKKQKEEEQAGKTKLTGKQLFETDHNLDTSDIQFLEDTGNNVEVDESLFQDIEDLDLDEDDPDFDPLEMGSDED from the exons ATGACAGACTACGCAGAGGAGCAAAGGAACGAACTTGAAGCCATAGAGTCAATCTACCCGGACTCGTTCACAG tgCTTTCAGAAGATCCCACCAGCTTCACCATCACTGTCACATCAGACGCCGATGAAAATGGTGAAC TGGTGGAGGCAACCCTGAAGTTCACATATGTAGAAAAATACCCCGATGAGCCTCCACTGTGGGAGATCCACTCCCAGGAGAACCTGGAGGACAGTGATGGGGAGGACATCCTGGCTCTACTGCAACAACAG gcgGAAGAAAACCTGGGCATGGTGATGATTTTCACCTTGGTGACAGCTGTTCAGGAAAAACTCAACGAAATCGTGGATTTGATGAAAAATAGACAAGAAGAGGAGAAGCGGCAGAAAGAGATGGAagcagaggaggcagagaag gttgCGTTCCAGGGCACAGTGGTAACCATTGAAAACTTCTTGGCATGGAAGGCCACATTTGAAATGGAGATGTCAGAactgaggaagaaaaaacaaaaggaggaggaacaggCAGGAAAAACCAAACTCACCG GTAAACAGCTGTTTGAAACAGACCACAACCTGGACACATCAGACATTCAGTTCCTTGAAGACA CTGGAAACAATGTGGAAGTGGATGAGTCGTTGTTCCAGGACATCGAGGACTTGGACTTGGATGAAGACGACCCGGACTTTGACCCGTTGGAGATGGGCAGTGATGAGGACTAA
- the rwdd1 gene encoding RWD domain-containing protein 1 isoform X1: MTDYAEEQRNELEAIESIYPDSFTVLSEDPTSFTITVTSDADENGELVEATLKFTYVEKYPDEPPLWEIHSQENLEDSDGEDILALLQQQAEENLGMVMIFTLVTAVQEKLNEIVDLMKNRQEEEKRQKEMEAEEAEKVAFQGTVVTIENFLAWKATFEMEMSELRKKKQKEEEQAGKTKLTGKQLFETDHNLDTSDIQFLEDIHQRKGTIKWNSIGLDILVLFLMDTQKNWTVTGKTGWYVFDSNLLP, encoded by the exons ATGACAGACTACGCAGAGGAGCAAAGGAACGAACTTGAAGCCATAGAGTCAATCTACCCGGACTCGTTCACAG tgCTTTCAGAAGATCCCACCAGCTTCACCATCACTGTCACATCAGACGCCGATGAAAATGGTGAAC TGGTGGAGGCAACCCTGAAGTTCACATATGTAGAAAAATACCCCGATGAGCCTCCACTGTGGGAGATCCACTCCCAGGAGAACCTGGAGGACAGTGATGGGGAGGACATCCTGGCTCTACTGCAACAACAG gcgGAAGAAAACCTGGGCATGGTGATGATTTTCACCTTGGTGACAGCTGTTCAGGAAAAACTCAACGAAATCGTGGATTTGATGAAAAATAGACAAGAAGAGGAGAAGCGGCAGAAAGAGATGGAagcagaggaggcagagaag gttgCGTTCCAGGGCACAGTGGTAACCATTGAAAACTTCTTGGCATGGAAGGCCACATTTGAAATGGAGATGTCAGAactgaggaagaaaaaacaaaaggaggaggaacaggCAGGAAAAACCAAACTCACCG GTAAACAGCTGTTTGAAACAGACCACAACCTGGACACATCAGACATTCAGTTCCTTGAAGACA TACACCAAAGGAAGGGTACCATAAAATGGAACAGTATTGGGCTGgatattttggtactattcctaatggataCCCAAAAAAATTGGACTGTGACAGGCAAGACAGGCTGGTATGTCTTTGATAGTAATTTGTTACCATGA
- the LOC131471433 gene encoding calcium homeostasis modulator protein 5-like produces MDNFKTVLRFFLDQKATIGYSFMALLTLGGERVFSMVAFQCPCNHDQNFAYGLTFLLGPAVVLLVFGLFFSTRLWRLYTGCCLNPMKLCPRGNCFGCLRVFVRIFTGACVAPIMWLSVALLNGTFYECAVSGLDDNLVVDVFCKNKTMKCREELARVPCDRSKLSSDDRMELLLMLRAQSQILGWFIIITAAIVGLMGTCCKNCRSKVSYLQLTFWKRYSEKEKDLFDTFAMDYATKLGERNLQSFFGNKSPAPFPFPNHKAWEEISELYTFSRSEQYYSTLQRYVERADRDFMPEKRPVIEFEDGIEMA; encoded by the exons ATGGATAACTTCAAGACTGTCTTGCGTTTCTTCCTTGACCAGAAAGCTACCATTGGCTACAGCTTCATGGCTCTCCTGACTTTAGGTGGGGAGCGAGTGTTCTCCATGGTCGCCTTTCAGTGTCCCTGCAACCATGACCAGAACTTCGCCTATGGGCTGACTTTCCTGCTGGGCCCTGCTGTAGTGCTGTTggtttttggtctgtttttcagcACCAGGTTGTGGAGGCTCTACACCGGCTGCTGCCTCAACCCCATGAAGCTTTGCCCTCGTGGGAACTGCTTTGGCTGCCTCAGGGTGTTTGTGAGGATTTTCACCGGGGCTTGTGTTGCTCCTATAATGTGGCTTTCTGTGGCCCTGCTCAACGGGACCTTTTATGAGTGCGCTGTCAGTGGTCTTGATGACAACCTGGTCGTGGATGtgttctgtaaaaacaaaacaatgaagtgTCGAGAGGAGCTGGCTCGAGTACCATGTGATAGGTCCAAACTGTCCAGTGATGATCGcatggagctgctgctgatgctcagAGCCCAgtcacag ATCCTGGGATGGTTTATCATCATTACCGCCGCCATCGTGGGCCTCATGGGTACCTGCTGTAAAAACTGTCGCTCTAAAGTCAGCTACCTGCAGCTCACGTTCTGGAAGCGCTActcagagaaagagaaggaccTCTTTGACACCTTCGCTATGGACTATGCCACAAAGCTGGGAGAAAGAAACCTGCAGAGCTTCTTTGGGAACAAGAGCCCTGCTCCATTCCCTTTCCCAAACCACAAGGCATGGGAGGAGATCTCTGAACTCTATACCTTTTCCAGGAGTGAGCAGTATTACAGCACTCTGCAGCGGTATGTGGAGAGGGCAGACCGGGACTTCATGCCAGAGAAGAGACCTGTCATTGAGTTTGAGGATGGAATAGAGATGGCCTAG
- the calhm6 gene encoding calcium homeostasis modulator protein 6: MDKLKTVLNIANKQTNLGCGLLALLTAGGEQIFSSAVFSCPCNGQNFIYGMVFLLVPALALMLLGYIVNKKTWKLLTGLCQQKAKLCRWKKLRTTVIILFQISTMAMVAPASWIAVALLSGKYYECLRTGTRVYINYLCNETKPQCKDLQKFPCSSETQARDVLLALRAESQVLGWLLISSIMLSNLLISCLARCASPISYLQLKFWRAYAQEECKLIDSYMEKHAKELAERNLKCFFNQTLPQPIITPSNKDWERVSTLYKFTTKGQYYSTLHRYVEESMECGDGMMRMMSVKSSEAADDNPAILGFVDDGSIPG, encoded by the exons ATGGACAAGCTTAAAACTGTTCTTAACATTGCCAACAAACAGACCAACCTTGGTTGCGGGTTGTTGGCTCTGCTAACAGCAGGAGGGGAGCAGATCTTCTCCTCAGCAGTGTTCAGTTGTCCCTGCAATGGTCAGAACTTCATATATGGCATGGTGTTCCTGCTGGTGCCCGCTCTGGCTCTGATGCTGCTGGGTTACATCGTAAACAAGAAGACGTGGAAGCTGCTGACAGGTCTGTGCCAGCAAAAAGCCAAGCTGTGTCGCTGGAAGAAGCTGAGAACCACAGTGATCATCCTTTTCCAGATCAGCACCATGGCAATGGTGGCACCTGCCAGCTGGATTGCTGTTGCTCTGCTCAGTGGTAAATACTATGAATGTTTGCGGACTGGGACCAGGGTTTACATCAACTATCTGTGTAATGAAACAAAACCTCAGTGTAAGGACCTGCAGAAGTTCCCCTGTAGCAGTGAGACGCAAGCGAGAGATGTCCTGCTTGCCCTGCGAGCTGAGTCTCAG GTTTTGGGTTGGCTGCTCATCTCGTCCATCATGTTGTCCAACCTGCTCATCAGCTGTCTGGCTCGCTGTGCGTCTCCCATCAGCTATCTGCAGCTCAAGTTCTGGAGGGCATATGCTCAGGAGGAGTGCAAGCTGATTGATTCATACATGGAGAAACACGCCAAAGAGCTTGCTGAGAGGAACCTGAAGTGTTTCTTTAACCAGACACTGCCTCAGCCCATCATCACTCCTTCCAACAAGGACTGGGAGAGGGTCTCCACCCTCTACAAGTTCACCACCAAAGGCCAGTACTACAGCACCTTGCATCGCTATGTGGAGGAATCCATGGAGTGTGGCGAcgggatgatgaggatgatgtcGGTCAAGTCAAGTGAGGCTGCTGATGACAATCCTGCTATTCTTGGTTTTGTAGATGATGGCAGCATTCCAGGGTGA